From a single Mycolicibacterium moriokaense genomic region:
- a CDS encoding DUF2334 domain-containing protein: protein MAGQLIVSISGISDRTMAEVDDFCGSLDARGVPVSFLVAPRIKGGYRLDDDAATVGWLTARRDAGDAIVLHGFDEAATKKRRGEFATLPAHEANLRLMAADRVMEQVGLRTRLFAAPGWTLSPGTVTALPRNGFRAAAALTEIMDLVRHTAIRARVLGIGEGFLSEPWWCRTLVLSAERTARRDGIVRVAVAARHLRRPAPRQAMLDAVDLALMHRCTPAVYRWTPYSALTDAA from the coding sequence GTGGCTGGACAACTGATCGTCTCGATCTCCGGCATCAGCGACCGCACCATGGCCGAAGTCGACGACTTCTGCGGTTCGCTCGACGCCCGCGGCGTGCCGGTGTCGTTTCTGGTGGCGCCCCGAATCAAGGGTGGATACCGGCTCGATGACGACGCAGCGACGGTCGGATGGCTCACCGCCCGCCGCGACGCCGGCGACGCCATCGTGCTGCACGGTTTCGACGAGGCCGCCACCAAAAAGCGGCGAGGCGAGTTCGCGACTCTGCCTGCGCACGAAGCCAATCTGCGGCTGATGGCCGCCGACCGGGTGATGGAGCAAGTGGGGCTGCGCACGCGCCTGTTCGCCGCACCGGGCTGGACGTTGTCGCCGGGAACGGTTACGGCCCTGCCCCGCAACGGTTTTCGGGCAGCGGCGGCATTGACCGAGATCATGGACCTGGTGCGCCACACGGCAATCCGGGCACGGGTACTCGGCATCGGCGAGGGATTTCTGAGCGAACCCTGGTGGTGTCGCACGCTCGTACTGTCGGCCGAACGCACGGCCCGGCGCGACGGTATCGTGCGCGTCGCCGTCGCCGCCCGTCACCTACGCCGGCCCGCGCCCCGGCAGGCGATGCTCGACGCCGTCGACCTCGCGCTGATGCACCGGTGCACACCCGCGGTGTACCGATGGACGCCGTACAGCGCATTGACAGACGCCGCATAG
- a CDS encoding FAD-binding dehydrogenase, with amino-acid sequence MADADVIVVGAGLAGLVAACELAERGRKVLIVDQENANNVGGQAYWSFGGLFFVDSPEQRRLGIRDSHELALQDWLGSAGFDRPEDHWPRQWAHAYVDFAAGEKRGWLHERGLKTFPVVGWAERGGYDARGHGNSVPRFHISWGTGPAIVEVFARRLRDNADVRFEHRRRVDELIVEDGAAVGVRGAVLEPSNDPRGVASSRNTVGEFEFRAQAVIVASGGIGGNHDLVRQNWPKRMGRVPEQLLSGVPAHVDGRMIGITESAGARVINSDRMWHYTEGITNYDPIWPLHGIRIIPGPSSMWLDATGKRLPPPLYPGFDTLGTLEYIAQTGHDYTWYVLNARIIEKEFGLSGQEQNPDLTERSVRQVLARIRPGPPPPVQAFIDKGVDFVTANSLRELVSKMNAVPDVEPLDYDQVEAEVTARDREVVNKYTKDSQITAIRGARAFLSDRISRVVAPHPITDPKAGPLIAVKLHILTRKSLGGLETDLDSRALRHDGSVFSGLYAAGEAAGFGGGGVHGYRSLEGTFLGGCVFSGRAAGRAAARDTA; translated from the coding sequence ATGGCAGACGCTGATGTCATCGTGGTGGGGGCGGGTCTGGCCGGACTGGTCGCCGCATGTGAACTGGCTGAACGCGGACGGAAGGTCCTGATCGTCGACCAGGAGAACGCCAACAACGTCGGGGGCCAGGCGTACTGGTCGTTCGGCGGGCTGTTCTTCGTCGACAGCCCCGAGCAGCGCCGGTTGGGTATCCGCGACAGCCACGAGCTGGCGCTACAGGACTGGCTCGGCTCGGCGGGATTCGACCGGCCCGAGGACCACTGGCCGCGGCAGTGGGCCCACGCGTACGTCGACTTCGCCGCGGGGGAGAAACGCGGCTGGCTGCACGAGCGCGGACTCAAGACGTTCCCGGTGGTCGGGTGGGCCGAACGCGGCGGCTACGACGCTCGCGGACACGGCAACTCGGTGCCGCGGTTTCACATCAGTTGGGGCACTGGACCCGCGATCGTCGAGGTCTTCGCCCGTCGCCTGCGCGACAACGCCGACGTCCGATTCGAACACCGGCGTCGCGTCGACGAACTGATCGTCGAGGACGGCGCCGCCGTCGGTGTCCGTGGCGCGGTGCTGGAACCGTCGAACGACCCGCGCGGTGTGGCGTCATCGCGAAACACCGTCGGCGAGTTCGAGTTCCGGGCGCAAGCGGTTATCGTCGCCAGCGGGGGGATCGGCGGCAACCACGACCTCGTCCGGCAGAACTGGCCGAAGCGGATGGGCCGGGTGCCCGAACAGTTGCTGAGCGGAGTGCCCGCGCACGTCGACGGGCGGATGATCGGTATCACCGAGTCGGCGGGCGCACGCGTGATCAACAGCGACCGGATGTGGCACTACACCGAGGGCATCACCAACTACGACCCGATCTGGCCGCTGCACGGCATCCGGATCATTCCCGGTCCGTCGTCGATGTGGCTGGATGCCACCGGAAAGCGGTTGCCGCCACCGCTTTATCCCGGCTTCGACACGCTCGGGACGTTGGAGTACATCGCCCAGACCGGTCACGACTACACGTGGTACGTGCTCAACGCTCGCATCATCGAGAAGGAGTTCGGGCTGTCGGGTCAGGAGCAGAACCCGGATCTGACGGAGCGCAGCGTGCGCCAGGTGCTGGCCCGCATCCGGCCGGGCCCGCCGCCGCCCGTGCAGGCGTTCATCGACAAGGGCGTCGACTTCGTGACGGCGAACTCCTTGCGCGAGTTGGTATCCAAGATGAACGCGGTGCCCGACGTCGAACCGCTCGACTACGACCAGGTCGAGGCGGAGGTCACCGCCCGCGACCGCGAGGTCGTCAACAAGTACACCAAGGACAGTCAGATCACCGCCATCCGCGGAGCGCGGGCCTTCCTGTCCGACAGGATCAGCCGCGTCGTGGCACCGCACCCGATCACCGACCCCAAGGCGGGTCCGTTGATCGCGGTCAAGCTGCACATCCTCACCCGTAAGTCGTTGGGCGGCTTGGAAACCGACCTCGACTCCCGGGCACTGCGACACGACGGATCGGTGTTCAGCGGTCTGTATGCCGCGGGGGAGGCCGCCGGGTTCGGTGGCGGCGGCGTGCACGGGTACCGCTCGCTCGAGGGCACGTTCCTGGGTGGGTGCGTGTTCTCCGGACGCGCGGCGGGCCGGGCGGCGGCACGCGATACCGCGTAA
- a CDS encoding MBL fold metallo-hydrolase gives MQLTHFGHSCLLANFRDDSANETTILFDPGVFSHGFEGITGLSAILITHQHPDHADTSRLPALLDANPQAALYADPQTAAQLGGSWQAVHAGDEFSVGHLTVRGTGGRHAVIHPEIPVIDNISYLIGDGSHAARLMHPGDALFVPGEPVDVLATPAAAPWMKVSEAVEYLRAVAPAHAVPIHQGFVNPDARGIFYGRLEEMTDTDFQVLEEENGTDF, from the coding sequence ATGCAATTGACGCATTTCGGCCATTCCTGCCTACTCGCGAACTTTCGTGACGATTCCGCGAACGAGACCACGATTCTGTTCGATCCTGGTGTGTTCTCTCACGGATTCGAGGGCATCACGGGTCTGTCCGCCATCCTGATCACCCATCAGCACCCCGACCACGCCGATACGTCGCGCCTGCCAGCTCTTCTGGACGCCAACCCGCAGGCGGCGCTCTACGCCGATCCGCAGACCGCCGCACAGCTCGGCGGCTCATGGCAGGCGGTGCACGCCGGCGACGAATTCAGCGTCGGCCACCTCACCGTGCGGGGCACGGGCGGGCGCCACGCGGTGATCCACCCGGAAATCCCTGTGATAGACAACATTTCGTATCTCATCGGCGACGGCAGCCACGCTGCACGGCTCATGCATCCCGGCGATGCGCTGTTTGTTCCCGGCGAGCCGGTCGACGTGCTCGCGACGCCTGCCGCCGCACCGTGGATGAAGGTCTCGGAGGCGGTGGAGTATCTGCGCGCGGTGGCACCGGCACATGCGGTGCCGATCCATCAGGGCTTCGTCAATCCCGATGCGCGCGGCATCTTCTACGGCCGGCTGGAAGAGATGACGGATACTGACTTCCAGGTGCTCGAGGAAGAAAACGGCACGGACTTCTAA
- a CDS encoding ATPase produces MRLLLALAVATYGLVIAPGTSATAVPGVCPPICDAIPDGAWIEPTAVPLYDVYHWPGLANVAVTAPAPRFTFEEVCLSPPIIGDARNYAVAAQATVPNPPGQWQLRAQVVHWRGDTAHFGPTAAATLDQARTRLRDCQVTAPLASPSITTSEPLRLAAVISVAGQRVIHQYLLADPASSTVVELAMWSTLPPLVPWPAVPDQQVLDAMAAPLCDVYLGSCR; encoded by the coding sequence GTGCGATTGTTGCTGGCGTTGGCCGTCGCCACATACGGGTTGGTCATCGCCCCAGGCACGTCGGCCACTGCCGTGCCCGGTGTCTGCCCGCCGATCTGCGACGCGATCCCCGACGGAGCGTGGATCGAGCCCACCGCGGTGCCGCTCTACGACGTCTATCACTGGCCGGGCCTCGCCAATGTCGCCGTCACAGCGCCCGCCCCGCGGTTCACCTTCGAGGAGGTCTGCTTGTCCCCGCCGATCATCGGCGACGCCCGCAACTATGCCGTGGCCGCGCAGGCGACGGTGCCCAATCCGCCCGGGCAGTGGCAGCTGCGGGCGCAGGTCGTGCACTGGCGCGGCGACACCGCGCATTTCGGTCCGACGGCGGCCGCGACCCTCGATCAGGCCAGGACCCGGCTGAGGGACTGCCAGGTCACCGCGCCGCTGGCGTCCCCGTCGATCACCACCAGCGAGCCGTTGCGCCTGGCGGCGGTGATCAGCGTCGCCGGTCAGCGGGTGATCCATCAGTACCTGCTCGCCGACCCGGCCAGCAGCACCGTCGTCGAACTGGCGATGTGGTCGACTCTGCCGCCGCTGGTGCCCTGGCCTGCGGTGCCCGACCAGCAGGTGCTCGACGCGATGGCCGCCCCGCTGTGCGATGTGTATCTCGGATCGTGCCGGTGA
- the purS gene encoding phosphoribosylformylglycinamidine synthase subunit PurS, protein MARVVVNVMPKAEILDPQGQAIVGALGRLGFGGVSDVRQGKRFELEVDDSIDDDTLAEIAESLLANTVIEDWSVSREPAENDS, encoded by the coding sequence GTGGCAAGGGTGGTGGTGAATGTAATGCCCAAGGCCGAGATCCTCGACCCTCAGGGGCAGGCGATCGTCGGCGCGCTGGGACGTCTCGGGTTCGGAGGCGTCTCAGATGTACGGCAGGGCAAGCGATTTGAGCTCGAGGTCGACGACAGCATCGACGACGACACACTCGCCGAGATCGCCGAATCGCTGCTGGCGAACACCGTCATCGAGGACTGGAGTGTGAGCCGGGAACCGGCGGAGAACGACTCATGA
- the purQ gene encoding phosphoribosylformylglycinamidine synthase subunit PurQ, with protein MSARVGVITFPGTLDDVDAARAVRLAGGEAVSLWHADADLKRVDAVVVPGGFSYGDYLRTGAIAKFAPVMGEVIRATAQGLPVLGICNGFQILCEAGLLPGALTRNAGLHFVCRDLWLEVVSNSTAWTSRYEVGADLLVPLKSGEGRYVASEAVLDKLEGEGRVVFRYRDNPNGSMRDIAGIASANGRVVGLMPHPEHATEALTGPSDDGLGLFYSALDSVLAA; from the coding sequence ATGAGCGCCCGGGTGGGCGTCATCACATTTCCGGGCACACTCGACGACGTCGACGCCGCCAGGGCGGTCCGGCTGGCGGGCGGCGAAGCCGTCAGCCTCTGGCACGCCGACGCCGACCTCAAGCGGGTCGACGCGGTGGTGGTGCCCGGCGGCTTCTCCTACGGCGACTACCTCCGGACCGGGGCCATCGCGAAGTTCGCTCCGGTGATGGGCGAGGTCATCCGCGCCACCGCGCAGGGCCTTCCGGTTCTTGGGATTTGCAACGGGTTTCAGATCCTGTGCGAGGCGGGCCTCCTGCCGGGAGCGCTGACACGCAACGCCGGTCTGCACTTCGTCTGCCGGGACCTGTGGCTCGAGGTGGTGTCGAACTCGACGGCGTGGACCTCGCGCTACGAGGTGGGCGCCGACCTGCTGGTCCCGCTGAAGTCGGGTGAGGGCCGATACGTCGCCAGCGAGGCCGTGCTCGACAAGCTCGAGGGTGAGGGCAGGGTCGTCTTCCGGTACCGCGACAACCCGAACGGGTCGATGCGTGACATCGCGGGCATCGCGTCGGCCAACGGCCGGGTGGTCGGCCTCATGCCGCACCCCGAGCACGCCACCGAGGCGCTGACCGGCCCGTCGGACGACGGGCTCGGCCTGTTCTACTCCGCCCTGGACTCGGTGCTGGCCGCTTAG
- a CDS encoding SDR family NAD(P)-dependent oxidoreductase: MTNTFNGSTALVTGATAGIGRAIALELAREGAEVIVHGRNAERGAKVVTEIENSGGKARFIGADLSDPDDVRRLAAEAGQVDVLVNNAGVYAMAPTFETVDADFDFHFDTNVRAPYILVQQLVPGMIERGHGSVVNISTIGATTPAAGAGLYGASKASIDLLTKLWADEFGETGVRVNTVSPGPVRTEGTAELGDFIDGVARTTAMKRLGEPEEIARAVAFLASPGAGYVNGAVLQVGGGAPAIRPAA, encoded by the coding sequence ATGACCAACACTTTCAACGGCAGCACAGCACTTGTGACCGGGGCTACCGCAGGTATCGGGCGCGCGATCGCACTCGAACTCGCACGTGAGGGAGCCGAGGTGATCGTGCACGGCCGCAACGCCGAGCGCGGCGCCAAGGTCGTCACAGAGATCGAGAACAGCGGCGGAAAGGCCCGGTTCATCGGCGCCGATCTGTCCGATCCCGACGACGTCCGGCGGCTTGCGGCCGAGGCCGGACAGGTGGACGTCCTGGTCAACAATGCCGGCGTGTACGCGATGGCGCCGACGTTCGAAACCGTCGACGCCGACTTCGACTTCCACTTCGACACCAACGTCCGCGCCCCGTACATCCTGGTCCAGCAGCTGGTGCCAGGCATGATCGAACGCGGCCACGGTTCGGTCGTCAACATCAGCACCATCGGCGCGACCACCCCCGCCGCGGGCGCAGGCCTCTACGGCGCCAGCAAGGCTTCGATCGACCTGCTGACCAAGCTGTGGGCCGACGAGTTCGGCGAAACCGGGGTCCGCGTCAACACCGTCTCTCCGGGACCGGTGCGGACGGAGGGGACGGCGGAGCTCGGCGACTTCATCGACGGCGTCGCCCGCACCACGGCGATGAAGCGGCTAGGCGAACCGGAGGAGATCGCGCGGGCCGTGGCCTTTCTCGCCTCCCCCGGCGCCGGTTACGTCAACGGCGCCGTGCTGCAGGTCGGCGGCGGAGCGCCGGCGATCCGGCCCGCGGCCTAA
- a CDS encoding family 1 encapsulin nanocompartment shell protein, which yields MNNLYRELAPITESAWEEIELEATRTFKRNIAGRRVVDVSEPGGPVTAAVSTGHLRDTTPPADGVVAHLRESKPLVRLRVPFTLSRTDIDDVERGAQDSDWDPVKDAAKKLAFVEDRAIFEGYDAASIEGIRACSSNPSLALPDDARDIPDVISQALSELRLAGVAGPYSVLLSADVYTKVSETTQHGYPIREHLNRLVDGDIIWAPAIDGAFVLSTRGGDFDLQLGTDVSIGYLSHDAGTVQLYLEETLTFLCYTAEASVALTP from the coding sequence ATGAACAACCTGTATCGCGAGCTCGCTCCGATCACCGAATCGGCTTGGGAAGAAATCGAATTGGAGGCCACGCGCACGTTCAAACGCAACATCGCCGGACGTCGCGTCGTCGATGTCAGCGAGCCGGGCGGCCCGGTGACCGCGGCCGTCAGCACCGGCCATCTGCGCGATACCACCCCACCCGCTGACGGCGTCGTGGCCCACCTGCGCGAAAGCAAGCCGCTGGTGCGGCTGCGGGTTCCGTTCACGCTGAGCCGCACCGACATCGACGACGTCGAGCGGGGCGCGCAGGACTCCGACTGGGATCCCGTCAAGGACGCCGCCAAGAAGCTGGCGTTCGTCGAGGACCGCGCGATCTTCGAGGGCTACGACGCCGCATCCATCGAGGGCATCCGGGCCTGCAGCAGCAATCCTTCGCTGGCGCTGCCCGACGACGCCCGCGACATCCCCGACGTCATCTCCCAGGCGCTGTCGGAGCTGCGGCTCGCCGGTGTCGCAGGCCCGTATTCGGTACTGCTTTCGGCCGACGTGTACACGAAGGTCAGCGAGACCACCCAGCACGGCTATCCGATCCGCGAACACCTCAACCGGCTGGTGGACGGCGACATCATCTGGGCGCCCGCCATCGACGGCGCATTCGTGTTGTCCACCCGCGGCGGCGATTTCGACCTGCAGCTGGGCACCGATGTGTCGATCGGCTACCTCTCCCACGACGCCGGCACCGTCCAGCTGTACCTGGAGGAGACGTTGACGTTCCTCTGCTACACCGCGGAGGCATCGGTCGCCCTGACCCCATAA
- a CDS encoding Dyp-type peroxidase — MPAPLPQPVTAPLTPAAIFLVVTIDEGGEAAVHDGLPDISGLVRAVGFRDPDKKLSVVTSIGSDAWDRLFSGPKPKELTPFIELNGGRHHAPSTPGDLLFHIKAVSLDMCFELAGRIVKALGAVTVVDETHGFRFFDNRDLLGFVDGTENPDGPLAVSATEIGDEDPDFAGGCYVHVQKYVHNMAAWDALSVTEQELVIGRTKLEDIEMADDVKPANSHIALNVIEDEDGTELKIVRHNMPFGEVGKGVYGTYFIGYSRTAAVTEKMLTNMFIGDPPGNTDHILEFSTAVTGGKFFTPITDFLDNPPPLPASDPAAEHDDDQPADVPIRDGSLRIGSLKGTR; from the coding sequence GTGCCCGCCCCACTGCCACAGCCGGTGACAGCGCCGCTCACACCTGCCGCCATCTTCCTGGTGGTGACCATCGACGAGGGCGGCGAGGCGGCCGTACACGACGGGCTGCCCGACATCTCCGGACTGGTGCGTGCGGTCGGCTTCCGCGACCCCGACAAGAAGCTGTCGGTGGTGACGTCGATCGGATCCGACGCGTGGGACCGGCTGTTCTCGGGCCCGAAGCCCAAGGAGCTGACGCCGTTCATCGAGTTGAACGGCGGACGCCATCACGCGCCGTCGACCCCCGGCGACCTGTTGTTCCACATCAAGGCGGTCTCGCTGGACATGTGCTTCGAGCTGGCGGGCCGTATCGTCAAGGCGCTCGGCGCCGTCACCGTCGTCGACGAAACCCACGGTTTCCGCTTCTTCGACAACCGCGACCTGCTCGGCTTCGTCGACGGAACGGAGAACCCGGACGGCCCACTTGCGGTGTCCGCCACCGAGATCGGCGACGAGGACCCCGATTTCGCCGGCGGCTGTTACGTCCACGTGCAGAAGTACGTGCACAACATGGCGGCGTGGGACGCGCTGTCGGTGACCGAGCAGGAGCTGGTGATCGGCAGAACCAAGCTCGAGGACATCGAGATGGCCGACGACGTGAAACCGGCCAACTCCCACATCGCGCTCAACGTCATCGAGGACGAGGACGGCACCGAACTCAAGATCGTGCGGCACAACATGCCGTTCGGCGAGGTCGGAAAGGGCGTGTACGGAACGTATTTCATCGGCTACTCCCGCACGGCGGCGGTCACCGAGAAGATGCTGACCAACATGTTCATCGGCGACCCGCCGGGCAACACCGACCACATCCTCGAGTTCTCCACCGCGGTGACCGGAGGCAAGTTCTTCACGCCGATCACCGATTTCCTCGACAACCCGCCCCCGCTGCCGGCTTCGGATCCGGCAGCAGAACACGACGATGACCAGCCCGCCGACGTGCCCATCCGGGACGGTTCGTTGCGCATCGGCAGCCTGAAAGGAACCCGTTGA
- a CDS encoding M18 family aminopeptidase codes for MSASPQGLCEFIDASPSPFHVCATASDRLRAAGFTELSEGDAWPGQGRFFTVRAGSLVAWQSADPDSAFRIVGAHTDSPNLRVKQHPDRFVSGWQVVALQPYGGAWLNSWLDRDLGISGRLSVRTGNAIDHRLIRIDDPILRVPQLAIHLAEDRKSVSLDPQRHVNAVWGVGSGTRSFLGYVAERAGVDVADVLGADLMTHDLAPSRLVGAGQELLSAPRLDNQATCYAGLEGFLAAEPGRYTPVLALFDHEEVGSQSDHGAQSELLLTVLERITLAEGGGREQFLRRLPGSMVASGDMAHATHPNYPERHEPGHPIEVNAGPVLKVQPNLRYATDGRTSAAFALACEQAGVALQRYEHRADLPCGSTIGPMTSARTGIPTVDVGAAQLAMHSAREVMGADDVAAYAAALGAFLAPA; via the coding sequence ATGTCGGCAAGTCCACAGGGCCTGTGTGAGTTCATCGATGCGTCGCCCTCTCCGTTCCATGTCTGCGCGACGGCGTCAGACCGGTTGCGCGCGGCCGGTTTCACCGAGCTCTCGGAGGGCGATGCGTGGCCCGGCCAGGGACGCTTCTTCACCGTGCGTGCGGGCTCACTGGTGGCCTGGCAGTCCGCCGACCCCGACAGCGCGTTCCGGATCGTCGGCGCCCACACCGACAGCCCGAACCTGCGCGTCAAACAGCACCCGGACCGGTTCGTGTCGGGCTGGCAGGTGGTGGCGCTGCAGCCGTACGGCGGGGCGTGGCTCAACTCGTGGCTGGACCGCGATCTGGGCATCAGCGGACGGCTGTCGGTCCGGACGGGAAACGCGATCGACCACCGGCTGATCCGTATCGACGACCCGATTCTGCGTGTGCCACAGCTGGCGATCCATCTCGCCGAGGACCGCAAGTCGGTATCACTGGACCCGCAGCGCCATGTCAACGCCGTCTGGGGCGTCGGCAGCGGCACCCGGTCCTTCCTCGGCTACGTGGCCGAGCGCGCAGGCGTCGACGTCGCCGATGTCCTGGGCGCGGACCTGATGACCCACGACCTCGCCCCGTCGCGGCTCGTCGGTGCCGGACAGGAGCTGCTCAGTGCGCCGCGGCTGGACAACCAGGCGACCTGCTACGCGGGCCTGGAAGGTTTCCTGGCGGCCGAGCCCGGCCGGTACACCCCGGTGCTGGCGCTGTTCGACCATGAGGAGGTCGGTTCGCAGTCCGATCACGGCGCACAGTCCGAACTGCTGCTCACCGTGCTGGAGCGCATCACCCTGGCCGAAGGAGGCGGTCGGGAGCAGTTCCTGCGCAGGCTGCCCGGATCGATGGTGGCGTCGGGCGACATGGCCCACGCCACGCATCCGAACTATCCCGAGCGCCATGAGCCGGGCCACCCCATCGAGGTCAATGCGGGCCCGGTGCTCAAGGTTCAGCCGAACCTGCGCTATGCCACCGACGGCCGGACCTCGGCCGCGTTCGCGCTGGCGTGTGAGCAGGCCGGCGTCGCGCTACAGCGCTACGAGCACCGGGCCGATCTGCCGTGCGGGTCCACCATCGGACCCATGACCTCGGCACGCACCGGCATTCCGACGGTCGATGTGGGTGCGGCCCAACTGGCCATGCATTCGGCGCGTGAGGTCATGGGTGCCGACGACGTCGCGGCCTACGCGGCGGCCCTTGGCGCGTTCCTCGCCCCGGCCTGA
- a CDS encoding nuclear transport factor 2 family protein yields MTETQTQPKFSAEMWAAFWAAPAESRIGDILADDIVGYWQGEPTPVRGRDAYTAKIVELVNEVPDLRLQLVDSATVDGSAPGEQLVYLHYVGRGTGPDGPIAIRGLDRVRSRDGIVVENVIRYDSVDPE; encoded by the coding sequence ATGACCGAAACCCAAACCCAACCCAAGTTCAGCGCCGAGATGTGGGCGGCCTTCTGGGCCGCTCCCGCCGAGTCACGTATCGGAGACATCCTGGCCGACGACATCGTCGGCTACTGGCAGGGCGAGCCGACGCCGGTGCGCGGCCGCGATGCGTACACCGCGAAGATCGTCGAACTCGTCAACGAGGTGCCCGACCTGCGGCTGCAGCTCGTCGACAGCGCCACCGTGGACGGCAGCGCCCCCGGCGAACAACTGGTGTACCTGCACTACGTCGGACGCGGCACCGGACCCGACGGTCCGATTGCGATCCGCGGCCTCGACCGGGTCCGCAGCCGCGACGGCATCGTCGTGGAGAACGTCATCCGCTACGACTCGGTCGATCCCGAGTGA
- a CDS encoding VOC family protein: MALKVEMITFDCVDPDALADWWARAAGGDVNAVAPGEFVMVASEGGPTLGFQRVPDPTPGKNKVHLDFYAADKEAEVARLVGLGARETGRNSFGEDFSWVVMADPEGNAFCVAGG, translated from the coding sequence ATGGCACTCAAGGTGGAGATGATCACGTTCGACTGCGTCGACCCTGACGCGCTCGCCGACTGGTGGGCGCGCGCCGCCGGGGGCGACGTCAATGCCGTCGCGCCAGGCGAATTCGTCATGGTCGCCAGTGAAGGGGGACCCACGCTGGGCTTCCAGCGGGTACCTGATCCGACGCCCGGAAAGAACAAGGTCCATCTGGACTTCTACGCCGCCGACAAGGAGGCCGAGGTGGCGCGGCTGGTCGGTCTCGGCGCTCGGGAGACCGGACGTAACAGCTTCGGGGAGGACTTCAGTTGGGTCGTGATGGCCGACCCCGAGGGCAACGCGTTCTGCGTCGCGGGCGGCTGA
- a CDS encoding cation:proton antiporter produces the protein MLASLIVLSVVVAGWALGAKRLERWRVTAPMILVLAGVAVGFPLRGGLESSLDAEFAQSIAEIILAVLLFLDATDVRGGLFGTERRAAVRLLFVAMPLSLVASVLLGEWLLPGLDWAVLLVIACVVVPIDFAPAASILRDGRVPERIRNALKVEGGYNDGIVSPVFIFALVLAGDESRGATPLQALSSALPQAIKAIIVGLVVGALLAVAANAAERRDLMTDQSKRLILVTAPLLSYGMSVAISGSGFVAAFVCGIALNYLRRSPSFRRDLELVDDVGALLTAAMWFVFGAVTVLALSAGVPVAMLVFCLMALTLVRMVPILVALIGTGFSWRERVLIGWLGPRGTTSIVFGLLAFNVLAGDAADQALLATVVVVLGSVVLHGIGAPAAAHARGHSQTRLTA, from the coding sequence GTGCTGGCGTCGCTGATCGTCCTGTCGGTCGTGGTGGCCGGCTGGGCGCTCGGCGCCAAGCGCCTGGAACGGTGGCGGGTGACGGCGCCGATGATCCTGGTGCTCGCGGGTGTGGCTGTCGGCTTCCCCCTCCGGGGAGGGCTCGAATCCTCACTCGACGCCGAATTCGCCCAGAGCATCGCCGAGATCATTCTCGCGGTGCTGCTGTTCCTGGACGCCACCGACGTTCGGGGCGGCCTCTTCGGCACCGAACGGCGTGCCGCGGTACGGCTGTTGTTCGTGGCGATGCCGCTGAGCCTGGTGGCGTCCGTGCTGCTGGGCGAGTGGCTGCTCCCGGGCCTGGACTGGGCGGTGCTGCTCGTCATCGCCTGCGTCGTGGTCCCCATCGATTTCGCGCCTGCGGCGTCGATCCTGCGCGATGGGCGGGTACCCGAGCGCATCCGCAACGCACTGAAAGTCGAGGGAGGCTACAACGACGGAATCGTGTCGCCGGTGTTCATCTTCGCGCTCGTGCTCGCCGGCGACGAGTCGCGCGGCGCGACTCCGCTGCAAGCGCTGAGTTCGGCTCTGCCGCAAGCGATCAAGGCCATCATCGTCGGTCTCGTTGTCGGTGCGCTGCTGGCCGTCGCGGCCAACGCCGCCGAGCGGCGCGACCTGATGACCGACCAGTCGAAGCGGCTCATCCTGGTCACCGCACCGCTGTTGTCGTACGGGATGAGCGTGGCGATCTCCGGCAGCGGGTTCGTCGCCGCGTTCGTCTGCGGTATCGCGCTGAACTATCTGCGACGCTCGCCGAGCTTCCGCCGAGACCTCGAGCTCGTCGACGACGTCGGTGCGCTGCTCACCGCGGCGATGTGGTTCGTCTTCGGTGCCGTGACGGTCCTGGCGCTGTCCGCCGGCGTCCCGGTCGCCATGCTGGTCTTCTGCCTGATGGCCCTGACACTGGTTCGCATGGTGCCGATCCTGGTGGCGCTGATCGGTACGGGGTTCTCGTGGCGCGAGCGGGTGCTGATCGGCTGGTTGGGGCCGCGCGGCACGACCTCGATCGTGTTCGGTCTGCTGGCGTTCAACGTGCTGGCGGGCGACGCCGCCGACCAGGCGCTGCTGGCCACCGTCGTGGTGGTCCTCGGCAGCGTGGTGCTGCACGGAATCGGCGCGCCCGCGGCCGCGCACGCCCGGGGCCACTCGCAAACTAGACTGACCGCGTGA